TGAGCGTTCCCGTGGTCCTACGGAATCAAGAGGGCGCAACTCGCGGGAACGCCGTTCAGGTTCAGAAGAAGGCAGCCACCCGGGCAAAGCCGGGTGTCGCGGGAAATTCGACGGGGAAGCGGCGGAAATCGACGTGACCATCGAGAAACAGCGTATTCGCACCGCCGGGTATATGGTTGTACTGTGCGCGCCCGCTGGAATCGGCGGTGACGACGTCCCACATGACCGGCAGGGCGCTCTGTGCGTTGCTGGTGGCGGCGGGATTGTTGACGTCGGTGATGAGAAAGCGTTCGATGCCCTCGCGCAGACGATAGAGGACGGAACCGCACCCGTTCCCCGCGGCGGCGCCCGGCGGCAGCAGGGTGCGCAGCAAGGCATAGAGGCCGGGGTTGTCGATGTCCTTGTCCAATAGGTGGTCATTCAGCGGGTCCAAGTCGCCGAGCGGTCCCTGCAGGAACGGCGACCCGTCCTGGTAGGAAATGCAGGCCATCAGGTAGGCGACCTGCGCGGGAATCTCGGCGGAACCGCTGGCCCCGAGCATGACAGCGTCTAAGACCGGGTCCGTATTCTGCACTTTGTCGAAGACGAAGCCGTAATAGAGGTAGCTGGCGTCGGCATTGGAAGGAAGCCCGGTATAGACGCAGGCCCGACCCGGTTTCGATGCGAGGATGCCCAATGCGGCGCCTCCGCTGCTTTCCGGGTCCGAGGGGCACACCAGCACGTTCAGGTCGTTGAGGTACTCGGGGAATATCGCCTGGATGTGCGGGGCGAGTTCCGCAGCGCTGTCGCCCTCCGTGCAGCCGGGGGGCGGCGCCGCGCCCCAAGGTTCATCGCCGTGCACGCGGGGGAACCTGCCGTCCGATTCCCCCGCGTACATCTTGAAGACGAGGCCCATTTCCTTGAGGTTGTTCTGACAGGAGGCGCGGCGGGCGGATTCGCGGGCGCGCGCCAGCGCGGGCAG
This genomic window from Candidatus Hydrogenedentota bacterium contains:
- a CDS encoding DUF1559 domain-containing protein, which produces MDRTGFTLIELLVVIAIIGILAAILLPALARARESARRASCQNNLKEMGLVFKMYAGESDGRFPRVHGDEPWGAAPPPGCTEGDSAAELAPHIQAIFPEYLNDLNVLVCPSDPESSGGAALGILASKPGRACVYTGLPSNADASYLYYGFVFDKVQNTDPVLDAVMLGASGSAEIPAQVAYLMACISYQDGSPFLQGPLGDLDPLNDHLLDKDIDNPGLYALLRTLLPPGAAAGNGCGSVLYRLREGIERFLITDVNNPAATSNAQSALPVMWDVVTADSSGRAQYNHIPGGANTLFLDGHVDFRRFPVEFPATPGFARVAAFF